Within Spinacia oleracea cultivar Varoflay chromosome 4, BTI_SOV_V1, whole genome shotgun sequence, the genomic segment TGAAGCGATCAAGAAACAGAAAAGATAGTTAgctttaaaatgagaaaaccgtCAAGTGGTAGTGTTTCCTACACAGAATCATAGTTATTTCGCAAAATTGGTAAACTAAAGGGTAATTGTTCGCAAATTTTCCTTATTAGAGTCATTTTAGTCACTTACAGCGATCAGAAATGGAAATGATACTTAGCTTAAAAATGAGAAAACCGTCAAGTGGTAGTGCTTTCTACACAAAAAAACATAGTTTAAGATAGTTGTTCGCGAAATTGGTAAAATAAAAGGTAATTGTTGGAAAATTTTCCTAATTAAGAGTCATTTTAGTCACTGTTTTTACTTGATTAGTACTCAGAAGAATAACAGATAGATGATTCATTGATTCTGCAGGAACTTACCTAGTTTATGATTATATTTTTGTACTGATTGATTATTTGAATGTGATTTTCATGCTGGAGTATTTAATCCTAATGATTGGAACCTCCGTTCCATAAAGTTCCTCACTTTTCCGATCATGTTTATAACTTGTTTTGTATCTTGAGTAAACATTATCAGCAACATAATCtaacttgcaaaataaaaaattcagaACACAATTAACTGTTGAATAATGAGATTCATAGCTTCGATCATAATCTGACTCGAAAAATAAGAATGATCAGAACAAATTGTCAAAAGTTTTCACAAAACGAACTCAAGAAAATGCTGTAATTGTTGTTTATGTGCAAAGGTCAGCTTTTCTGCAATACAGAAGGCATCAAATTGATCTTCTGAAGTTTTTTTTAACTGTCAAATAACTTATTGAAGCAGTAGAATCAATTTAGTAAGAACATAAGCTGTTTTTTTACAAAAGCACTTAACTGTAATATTTGTAATATTGATCAAATTGGAAGCAAAATCACCCGACAGTTTTTCCTTGTTTTCAGATGCAGCAATTTCAAGCAGATAAAAAGAATGTAGACTTAATTGATCAGTACAACATAGTTATAATAGCAAGAACATCTTCATTAATCATTATAGAACAATATATAAATCTTGTTTGATGAGTAGTTTTGATTCTCCTTGGTCATAAAACTGTTTGATCACTCCAAAAACATTTGTAAGATCAAGAAAAAGTATAGCAAATTAGCAATACTGCAGTCCTGTGTTTCAATTGGTTCCTGATAAATGTCTGTCAGTTGAAGTTCAAGAATACTGTTCAAATTGGAATCAGAATCACCAGACAGATTTTCCTTGGTTTCAGATGCAGTAAATTCAAGCAGATAAAAATAGTGTTCACTCTTATTTGATTAGTACAGCATAGTTATAATTGCAAGAACATGTTCATTATAGATCATTATATCACTTTTATCTGATCATTAGTTCAGATTTTCTGTTGTTATAAAACTGTTTGATCAATGCAAGAacattttttatgaaaaattatAGCTATAGCGCGATCCCTTAACAATTGAAAGTATCCTGAAAATGAAAAGGTACAAGAATTCTGTTTAAACTTACTGTCTGACATTTTAATGAATTGTTATCATATTGTGTTTTTCAGGGGGCAAATGCCGAGGGAGGTAAGAGATTGACCTACGACGAGATCCAGAGCAAGACATACCTCGAAGTCAAAGGAACTGGAACAGCCAACCAATGCCCAACAGTCGAAGGAGGAGTCGACTCCTTTGCCTTCAAACCCGGGAAGTACACTGCCAAGAAGTTCTGCCTCGAACCAACCAAATTCGCTGTCAAAGCCGAAGGAATCAGCAAAAACTCAGGACCAGACTTCCAAAACACCAAGCTCATGACCCGTTTAACCTACACCCTCGACGAGATCGAGGGACCCTTTGAGGTCTCGTCCGATGGCACGGTCAAGTTTGAGGAGAAAGACGGTATTGACTACGCTGCAGTCACGGTCCAGCTCCCTGGTGGGGAGCGTGTCCCGTTCTTGTTCACCATCAAGCAACTTGTTGCATCAGGGAAACCTGAGAGTTTCAGTGGTGACTTCCTAGTCCCGTCTTACCGTGGATCCTCGTTCCTTGACCCAAAGGGCCGAGGTGGGTCCACCGGGTATGACAACGCTGTTGCGTTGCCTGCCGGTGGGAGAGGAGACGAGGAGGAACTTCAGAAGGAAAACAACAAGAATGTTGCTTCCTCAAAGGGGACAATCACCTTGAGTGTCACCTCGAGTAAGCCGGAAACCGGTGAGGTTATCGGAGTTTTCCAGAGTCTTCAGCCGTCGGACACTGACTTGGGTGCTAAGGTACCCAAAGATGTGAAGATTGAGGGTGTTTGGTATGCACAACTTGAGCAATAAAAGGGTAAAATTTCTGTATGAATGTACTGATTTTTCAGCTCTTTTTGTTGTAAGGATTTCTTGAGACTCTTTAAGGAGGAACTTATAAATGATCATTACCTTGCTTGTATATTATAAGTTTCTTGTACAAGTTCATGTCCTAAACTTGCAAATTTTCGGTAGCGAAAAATGATCTTTACTGCATCATGTTGGGACCTGTATTCACCTGAaaggtgcgttctattcaccttatttttAGTGAATGACATCAAAACCCATATCAACCTTAAGTGTATATTACATGTACTTGAGGCTCTATGCCTTTAGATGGATGGTTTGGCTCATAAGAGTTTTACCATGtaaattatcaatttatcaTCAAATCATGATAAATTAAAAGGATCTTTTGAATGTTTTTTCCTAGTAGTTATAATAATCAAATCCAATGATAAATTCAATAGGAAATGAATGTGAAGAAATAGAGAGGATCCTAACCTAACACTTTAATGAGGGCCTTGTTATTTGATGATCATTTGATGTTCATTATACATGTGTAAAATTACACTCCTTATACATCTCCCTTGTACGCAACAATCACAGGCTTTCTGACCAACTACTAGTTTAAAATACCAAAATATATGAAAAAGCCTCTAAAACAAGCCTGAATCGAGTCATATTTAGCAATTGTTTGAGATTACGATAGTGTTCATTTGCCTAAATATTATCTTGACAATAACCGAACCGGATATAAGATGAAAAATCATCAATTGATTAATTTTGGACTAGTGACAACCCTATCACAATGTATTGCACACACATTAAATATATtgtctttcttcttctttcttgtTTGCGTTCTTTAATTTGTAAGTTAAAAGGATTCACCTGCAAACTTCAGGAGAGGATCTTTCACCGGCGTCATTCGCGTTAAGGCCCTGATCATTTTTCAAAATGATTTACCTAAGAATTCtgtaaaatattaaagttttAAATCCGCCACGGCCTgagatgaaaaataaaataaacttcaTTAAATAATAGAATTGCATATATGACGATATCGCTACTCCGCCACCTCAAcagcaaaatattaccttaCTTTACCATAATGAATTTTGGTCGGCCCAAATTATTTGCCCCAATACGATAAAAGAACCGGCTATTTACCAGTCAATTGACTCAATTCAAACAAACAGAGTGGCGTTGTTCAGTCAAAATTACCAGGAGAGCTACATATCTGCAAATTCCAGGTAAAATAAAACTGCAAATTGTAATTTCTGAATCACGCAATTTGATTTATTCTGTGGTAATTGTGCTTGGCTTTGTCAGAAATTTCTGGGTTTATCTTGTGTGAGTTCTGCAAATTTGTTGTGGAAAAACAATTACCATGAAATCGACCTGTGTTAGAATGATCGAATCCTTGTATTATAGCAGTTAATTTCAATTACGAATTTCTTAGGGTATTATATTTCGTTCTTTAGCAACTAGGTTTCCCCCAAATTTGTTGAGCTGGTTTGATTTTGTGTTTAAAGGTCTCACTTCCCTTGAATTCAGAAGAAAAACAAGTAATCTGGTGCATGTTTCTTCAAATTCTATTGAAAAGGGTTTATTTTTAGAATTTGAGGTTAATTTCTAAGGTTGCTATGTTGTAATTTGATTGTTATGATTGCAATTGAATGGTGTTCAAAGGGTTCTGGGTTTTCATTGCATATTATAATTGCTTGTGCTGGATTTTCTTTTGATGAATTTGGACAGTAGAGGTTTCACTTTGGGAGATTTTATTGACATATGATTGTATTCGAGATCATTGTTATCTGATTCGCTAGTCTGAGATTCGATAAAGGTTTGCAATTCGCTACCTAATTTGCTAAATTAGACCAAAAATGTGCCATTTTTATGTTATAATTCGCTTTTTTGGTTTGTGGTTTGTGGAGTGATTAGAAAATTAGGTAACATTGTTCGAGATCATAGCATGGAAATGTTTTAATTTCTAAGTACATGTGTTACCACTTTTATGTATGGTAATTTTAAGCATTGTTATTTGTATTATGCATAAAGGTTACTTAGGCAGGCTAAGAGGGAAACAGACTCACTCACTCAATGCCGAATGCTGAATGCAGTTTTCACTTTCCATTAGCCAACCGACTAATGTTGTTTGCAATTGGGATCTCTTGAAAATCTCACTATGTTAAGTCAATTATTTACGTTTTTACTCTGAAACAAATGTAGTAATTGGTTGTTTGTTGAATCTTGAACAATTATGTTCTTAATGATGTTAATAACTTAATATGCATTTTCCTTTTCAGCTACATTCTTCTGATGTGTGAGGTATTTTTTGCTCATGGTGTCATAATGACTATACTTTGTTCATTTTCGATAAACAATATGCTAATAGCTGATGTCTTCATAAGATTGTTAATGGTTACCCTAGAATCACTAGTCAGATTCATGTTAACAGGATGCAATTAACTATTGAGCTATCCTTTTTGCTCTTGTATTTCACTAGTTGGTAATTCCATGTCCTTAGATTTCTATGGGAATTACCTTACTACACATTTCTCTTTTGTGTCTGTGATGATGATTTACAGATGAAAGCAAGAATGGCTTGTACAGTGTACTGTGTAAAGTCTATGTCGGTTTTCTTTATCTTGGAAATGAACATCAACCTCTTTGGTATAGGCTTAAATATCAGACGAGACTCTGAACATATTTTGTTTGACTTGTAGCTTGAATCCATTACCATGATTTGTGTAACGTTGATCATTGTTAGTGTAAAACTGAGATTAGTGTGTGATTCATAACTCATGTGTGCTATTAATCGAATGGCTTATATTTTCAGTTTCTTACGCATTTCTACCTCACCTTTTCATGGGCTCATGCTCTTTTATTAAAGTTGCCTCCTTTTCCTTGTTTTGTGGACTCTATACCAGGttttgttctgttcgacttattttgacttctttcagacaaaataaagacaaaataaagtcagataagttcagaaaaaataagtttctttCCAGTTATTtttacacacaaataagtttatttcagataaaataagtttttatggacaaaatatatttttttcggataaaataagttcagttaagtttagataagtttagataagtccagttaagtttagataagttcataatataagttcagacaaaataagttgaatagaGCGGAGCCTGATTAGTTGTTACTCCATATCTCTTAAAACATGTACTGCTGAATTTTGTACATTGCTGGCTCGAGTATAGTGTTGGAAACTACTAATTTCTGTCTATAAGTATGTAACATCCAAGGTTAATATGGTACCATATTAACTACATATTCACCTTTGCAGGAGATGCAAATATGAGTTCTGTACAGAACCAAAAGTCAAGCATCGACCATTCCCTGTCATTTGAAGATGTATCCAAGCTATTCTCCCTTCCCCTCTCTGAGGCAGCCGACATTCTTGGTGCCTCTACGAGTGTTCTAAAGAAAATATGCAACGAGAACGGTCTTGAACGGTGGCCCCACCGCAAATATCTCGTTGGAAAGAGCATTGAAGACATAAAGAACGAAGCTGCTAAAGAGAAGAGTAAACCACTGAGAGGAGTTTCACCAAAGAGTAATGTGACAACATCTTCACCAGCAACTTCTTCCCCAAGTTCTCGACCCAATATTGACCCGCCCAGTATTAACCCGCGAATAACCGACCCTGACCGGACCCGCCCAATAACCAATAATGCTCAACAGCAGCCGGGAAGCAAGGCGGCTGCAGCCACTTGGCGGTCAAACCAGATGCTTGCTTCAGGTTTGACAACAGAAACCAGCACCGATGAGTTCAAGTATGGGTTCCCGTCAACTGGTTTATCAGAGTGCACGTACAGATGGTGGGGGAGAAGCTTTAATGGTGGTAATGGAGTTTCGAAGGATGACACAAAAACCAAtgttgaagatgatgatgatgctaCGTGTGAGGAGAAAACTGACAGCATGGAAGAGGATAACCGGGATGAAGTTTCGTTATCAGGTATCAGGAAACGAGCTATGGAGGAAGGAAAGAAGGCGTTGAAGTTTAACGTTTTGAAGAAATACGGGGTTGATAAACTTGGAAACGAAGAGAAGATATTGCTTCGTCGATTGTATCAAACTAGTTAAAATCATTGGTTATGTAAAGTTTGTTGCTGGTTTGCCTGCAATGTACTGGAACTTGCTTATGTTTGTCTATGGAGGTTATCCTGTATACAAGAACTTGTTGGACTTTCAGAGAAATGGTGATATGGTATGTTATGATTCACTGAGAGAGTGTTTGTTTGGTGGGAATTGTGGTTGGGAATGGGAATTCATTTCCCAACTTGGTCTATTTCCTGTTTGTTAAGTGAGAACAGGAAATGAATATGGGTTTGGGTAGACCTGATCATCTATGGCCCGGCCGTTGCCTCGACCCAGTCCGGCCCGAAAAAGTACGGGGTTGGGCAACCTCAAATACGCATTTTTCGACCAAAGCCCGAACGTTGTCCGAAAAAGCCCAAAAAAACCATGTCGGCCCGAAAATCCCGCACCAAATTTATGGGTGCGGGCACGAATATTTGTGTTAAAGTCTGACCCGGCCCGAATTTTAATCACCTATTGGTTTGGGGAAGAAATGTTGAGCTCAATTCCCATGATTATTCCCCCGGAATGGGAAAGAAACGAGGTTGCCAATTAGTTTGGGCCTGAGCCCAtcatagtttaggggcagcagAGGAGGCTTTCATCTCACTCAAATGTACTCAGCCCATCACCTCCTAATATAGTAGTCCAATTGTCTCAACATGCTagctaaaaatagaaatattagtataaatcaaacattttattaaatattttttggtTAGGTGTAGAGTTAGCCTCAAAAGACAAGCTGACAAATAGTGTAGAGAGAGCCTTAAAGGACATGCTGATAATTGGTATAGACGGGAATGGAACTCGGGTCTTGGAGACCCTCTCTTAACACTTTATTAACTAAGGCCCCGTTCGGTATCGGTTTTTGTttccagttttttgttttttacaaaactaaaaaccaaaatatgaaaaccacaaaaagtagtttTCCAGTTTTTTGTTATCGGTTTTCAAAATCACCATGATTACTATAAGTATGACTAATTTTAAGTTCATCATTCAATTTAAATCATATGACtttcaaaaccaaaaaaaaaccccaaaaactGAAAGCTACAGTAGTACCAAACGAGCCCTTATCAAACATTAATTATACCGATTAAGGCGGGATTTTGTAATACATTTCTAAATTAATTCTACGAAATATATCACATACTCATATTTACAACCCTAAGAACTGCATAGACCATTCTGgagaaaattgaataaaattatTATGGAGTACCCCAATGGAGTCACCATTTAGTTGAGCTCATTAAGGACTATAAGGACTACCCTTACTTTGCATTATTACAACCAACAAGGCAAAGGACCACAATAACCAAAAAATTAAGGGCATGTCCTATAAATCTATAGTAATGTTTATAAATGTGATCACTTATTGTTGACAATTTCTGACACTTGTACTGTTTCTTGCTTAAACCATATGTAATTAAGAATGAAGCAAaactaataaataaatttttttttttaaaaaaaaaaaaaagcaggtAGACAATTAGTACTAAGAGGTCCCATAAACAAAGTTTATGTGTAACTTTTTCGCACTATTATTGTTCCTATAAATCATGTAAACAAACATTACATACCTTAAATTTAATGTTTTAAGTCTTAATCCCATATTAATGTCTAGCTTATTACAGACAATCGTACCAAATGATAAGgttaaaaacattaaaaaaaaaaaaaaaaaaaaaaactactgtATGTTTCTTTCTCACTCTCAAACCCACTGTTAATTTACCTACCGAAAGTGACCTTACATTTATAAGGTAATTACAACAGTAATAAGGACTAACTATATTTGGGAAATTACATAAATGTACTTGTGATTTATTGGAcattgttcaagttggtttatACCTATTGAACGACTATGATAAGTCGATAACATTTACAAGTTtccaaaatgataaaggtcgcaacatgcgacctttaagccgtgtcacaatgatgacatggcatgcttatgtgtcgcGATTTAaataggaaattaaaatatttaacttatatattctattatacatgtatcaaaaaaaggtaggaaaatcttaatattctaatttgtttccttctttatattgaTTACCGTATTTACAtaatttcatagtaaaaatattgcattgatagtaaaaatattatgatgacgtatagcctacgtggcgcatacatgtaccaattaaactccaacacgtaagattgcgacaactaaatattgtcgcaacttgcgacctttatcatcaccctacaAGTTTTCATCTCTTGGATCTACTTGTATTTTTGGTTTAAGTTTCTCCTTTAATTAAGTACTTTTTAACGGACGGGAGGAAGAATAAAAGTCAATAACTTTACACTacagaaattgtaccattaacgacgggaaatcccgtcgctaaagaccaataatcgttgattaacgacgggattttctgtcgcgaacccACCTGTCATAAaaaggggtcgtcgttaatggaaaatctcgtcgttaacccgtcataaaagacatttgcgacgattGTTCCCGTTTTTGTTGGGTTGTTAGCTCCGTTGAGCGACGACCCTTCCACTCGGCACCGTCGGATCACTAAGGCCGACTTTCGTCCCTGCTCGACGGGTGGGTCTTGCACTCAAGCTCCCTTCTGCCATTGCACTCGAAGGCCAATCTCCGTCCGGCCCGAGGAAACCTTTGCACGCCTACGTTACCTTTTGGGAGGCCTACGTCTCATAGAAACTGTCTACATGAGAATGTCCCTTGGCCCGAAGGTCCTGACACAAGGTTAGAATTCTAGCTCTTCCAGAGTGGTATCTCACTAATGGCTCGGGCCCTCCGGGAAGGGGACCTTCTTCGCCTTCCACCTAAGCTGCGCAGGAAAAGCCCAAAGCCAATCCCAGAGAACAATATTAGGTTGttataaaagatacaaattatTGTAGTGTTGTATTATTACTGAATAAATATGCAATTTAGCGGAagtttaattataaattaaagAAGATAAAATTATAggtgaaaataaggaaatattacGAATTAGGTTTAGTTTAAGTCCAAAATGAATCAATGTAAACTTGCATGATTAATAGCAAACACGACGAAATCAACACTATACGTACATGTGCTACCCTCTTATAAGAGATGTGtagtaatttcatttaatgatcatgatttattttttttaaaaaaaacactaCACATGTGCTAAAAATATAGAAAATCAAGTGACACCTCCCTTAATTAAGCTAAATTAAGgaatcaaaatcaacaacaaagtGACAAACACATGAACGAGGAACAAAATTGGTATAATATGACAAGCTTAATTATTTAAACAAACAACATTCAAACAAAATTCCAACGAATTAAGATCATAATCTCTATCATTCACCGGAATATATGTTTTTTTCTGGTGTGTGTAGAGAGAGAGACACGGAGGGTAAGGTGACAAATGATGTAAGCGTGATTTTTTGATCTCAAGTTTTGGTACCACCTCGTGAAGACTGTGTAGAAAGCATTATATAAACTCTCTTGTCATAATTATCCTTATTCTATAATCTGCATGtattcctcaagatcaataaagtTTTCCTCTCCTTTGCATGTTGACGTAATTAACCCGTTATTAATATTTCACGTTAAATCATGCATGTGTTCTTTATTTACGTACGttcttaattatttttcttGTATACGTTATAACAAAAGACATATCAGAATACATGCACGTCACGTCACGTTCGTCACAAGGACAATCACGGATCATACAATACATGGAGTAATTGAAAAAGGTTAATTAATTATCTCCTTATATCATGCAAAACTCAACAACTAAAGCCTATAAATTGGGCTAAATTATGATAATCGACATACCATATACTATAAGTTAATATCAA encodes:
- the LOC110801892 gene encoding oxygen-evolving enhancer protein 1, chloroplastic, producing MAASLQASTTFLQPTKVASRNTLQLRSTQNVCKAFGVESASSGGRLSLSLQSDLKELANKCVDATKLAGLALATSALIASGANAEGGKRLTYDEIQSKTYLEVKGTGTANQCPTVEGGVDSFAFKPGKYTAKKFCLEPTKFAVKAEGISKNSGPDFQNTKLMTRLTYTLDEIEGPFEVSSDGTVKFEEKDGIDYAAVTVQLPGGERVPFLFTIKQLVASGKPESFSGDFLVPSYRGSSFLDPKGRGGSTGYDNAVALPAGGRGDEEELQKENNKNVASSKGTITLSVTSSKPETGEVIGVFQSLQPSDTDLGAKVPKDVKIEGVWYAQLEQ
- the LOC110801886 gene encoding protein NLP3; the encoded protein is MSSVQNQKSSIDHSLSFEDVSKLFSLPLSEAADILGASTSVLKKICNENGLERWPHRKYLVGKSIEDIKNEAAKEKSKPLRGVSPKSNVTTSSPATSSPSSRPNIDPPSINPRITDPDRTRPITNNAQQQPGSKAAAATWRSNQMLASGLTTETSTDEFKYGFPSTGLSECTYRWWGRSFNGGNGVSKDDTKTNVEDDDDATCEEKTDSMEEDNRDEVSLSGIRKRAMEEGKKALKFNVLKKYGVDKLGNEEKILLRRLYQTS